The nucleotide sequence AACCACGCCGAGGAAGGCGTGCGCGATGTCACCGTCTGGTGTTCCAACGATTATCTGGGCATGGGCCAGCACCCCAAGGTGATTGGCGCAATGTGCGAAGCTGTTGAGCGAACCGGCACCGGCGCAGGCGGAACACGCAACATCTCTGGCACGAACCATGATCACCTGTTGCTGGAACGCGAGCTGGCTGATCTGCATGGCAAGGAGGCAGCGCTGCTGTTTACCTCGGGCTACGTATCAAACTGGGCCGCGCTCAGCACATTGGGCAGCCGGTTGAAAGACTGCGTCATCCTGTCGGATGAAGGCAACCACGCTTCAATGATAGAAGGCATAAGGCACAGTCGCGCGACCAAAGTCATTTGGAAGCACAACGACGTCCATGATCTTGAGATGAAGCTGCGGACCCTGCCAGCCAACGTGCCCAAGATCGTTGCCTTTGAAAGTGTCTACTCGATGGATGGCGACATAGCGCCCATCAAAGAAATCGTCGAAGTGGCCGAGAAGTATGGTGCGATGACCTATCTGGATGAGGTGCACGCCGTGGGCATGTATGGCCCCCGCGGCGGCGGTGTTAGCGAACGCGAAGGGCTGGCTGATCGCATTACCCTGATCGAGGGGACGTTGGGCAAGGCCTATGGCGTTGTGGGCGGTTACATTACCGGGTCGGCGGCGCTATGCGATTTTATCCGTAGCTTTGCCTCTGGATTTATCTTTACCACAGCACTGCCGCCAGCGGTGGCGGCGGCGGCGCGGACATCAATCGCATATTTGAAGGAATCCCAATTTGAACGGGCCCAGCAAAAGCGTCAGGTTGCGCGTTTGCGCGCTGCACTTGATCGCGAGGGTATCCCCCATATGCAGAACGAAAGTCACATTGTTCCCGTCATGATTGGTGATCCAGTCAAGACCCGCATGCTGGCAGATTATTTGATGCGTGAATGGGATATCTATGTGCAGCCTATCAATTATCCGACCGTCCCCAAGGGGACCGAGCGGCTACGTTTCACGCCGTCCCCTCTTCATACAGATGCTGATATTGATCACCTTATCAATGCCTTAAGGGTTTTGTGGAGGCAATGCGCCCTCGCCCACGCGGTGGCATAGCGCCTATCACGCAATCTTTTGCACACCGGGGGTGGACCGTCCCGCTTGTTGTATTACATTGCCCACCGACTGGGGCGAACGGTCACAGAACTAGATCGAAGAGGAATACGATCATGAAGAAGTTTACAATCGCAGCAGCCTTTGCTGTTCTTTCCGCACCCGCCTTTGCCGATGGCCATGCCGCGACTGTTGGTGATGCTGCTGCCGGAGAAGAGCAGTTTAACCGCCAGTGTGTTGCGTGCCATGTGGTTGCCGACGCATCCGGTGAGGTCCTGGCTGGCCGCAATGCGCGCACAGGCCCGAACCTCTATGGTATCGCTGGCCGTACAATGGGTACAGTCGAAGATTTCCGCTACAGCGACGCATTGATCGAGCTGGGCGAAGCCGGGACATTGTGG is from Yoonia sp. GPGPB17 and encodes:
- the hemA gene encoding 5-aminolevulinate synthase, with the protein product MDFDALFNAQLDQLKNEGNYRYFAELERKCGKFPRAANHAEEGVRDVTVWCSNDYLGMGQHPKVIGAMCEAVERTGTGAGGTRNISGTNHDHLLLERELADLHGKEAALLFTSGYVSNWAALSTLGSRLKDCVILSDEGNHASMIEGIRHSRATKVIWKHNDVHDLEMKLRTLPANVPKIVAFESVYSMDGDIAPIKEIVEVAEKYGAMTYLDEVHAVGMYGPRGGGVSEREGLADRITLIEGTLGKAYGVVGGYITGSAALCDFIRSFASGFIFTTALPPAVAAAARTSIAYLKESQFERAQQKRQVARLRAALDREGIPHMQNESHIVPVMIGDPVKTRMLADYLMREWDIYVQPINYPTVPKGTERLRFTPSPLHTDADIDHLINALRVLWRQCALAHAVA
- a CDS encoding c-type cytochrome — protein: MKKFTIAAAFAVLSAPAFADGHAATVGDAAAGEEQFNRQCVACHVVADASGEVLAGRNARTGPNLYGIAGRTMGTVEDFRYSDALIELGEAGTLWTEESFVGYVQDPTGWLRETLDNRRARGKMAYQVRQEEQAYDLYAYLATFVAE